One stretch of Candidatus Binatia bacterium DNA includes these proteins:
- a CDS encoding c-type cytochrome — protein sequence MKTQSSLARRMKTSTGFGVIRLLLILVVLGVVAYSIYNQVNRRNIPVDYANDEQHFKYGSIGSDTNGIPFLIWKAMPRVCSHLMPGGLRSIGVVQEVGMDRPIGFSKRTVGPLERVGPTCALCHTATVRETPDGKPQAYLAASAHQLNLWDYFNFLFRCAEDERFTTKNVMAAVEETENLGLVDRIITKLSIEPTRKALVERAKETTAIFKRPLWGPGRVDTFNPYKIIVFNLDMTTDDTIGTADYMTIWNQRGREGQWVHWDGNNSSVDERNLSAALGAGATPETLDLERIERIKSWIWNLKAPPYPFEIDHGLAAKGKGIYQRYCAQCHDPGGTEVGKVVPSKYLGTDPERADSFDEEMAKRMNTIGAGYKWHFTHFRATDGYANHLLDGSWLRAPYLHNGSVPTLRDLLEKPGKRPKEFYRGYDVFDKKKVGFVSNVAAEDGRKFFKFDTRLRGNGNGGHLYGTDLGDAEKQALVEYMKTL from the coding sequence ATGAAAACTCAGTCGAGCCTTGCTCGTCGCATGAAGACTTCTACGGGATTCGGCGTCATACGTCTCCTGCTCATTTTGGTCGTCCTCGGCGTGGTCGCTTATTCGATCTACAACCAGGTCAACCGCAGGAATATTCCGGTCGATTACGCCAACGACGAGCAACACTTCAAATACGGCTCCATCGGGAGCGACACGAACGGGATCCCATTTCTTATCTGGAAGGCCATGCCTCGAGTATGCTCTCACTTGATGCCGGGCGGGTTGCGCTCGATCGGCGTCGTCCAGGAAGTGGGAATGGATAGACCCATAGGTTTCTCGAAGCGCACCGTAGGACCTCTCGAACGCGTGGGGCCCACCTGCGCTCTCTGCCACACCGCGACGGTCAGGGAGACTCCCGACGGCAAACCCCAGGCCTACCTCGCCGCTTCCGCGCATCAGTTGAATCTCTGGGACTACTTCAACTTTCTCTTCCGCTGCGCCGAGGATGAGCGCTTCACGACCAAGAACGTCATGGCGGCGGTCGAGGAGACCGAGAATCTCGGCTTGGTCGATCGAATCATCACCAAGCTTTCGATCGAGCCGACGCGGAAGGCGCTCGTGGAAAGGGCGAAGGAGACGACGGCGATCTTCAAACGGCCGCTGTGGGGTCCCGGCCGGGTCGACACGTTCAATCCTTATAAAATTATAGTTTTCAATCTCGACATGACCACGGACGACACCATCGGGACGGCCGATTACATGACCATCTGGAACCAGCGGGGCCGCGAAGGTCAGTGGGTGCACTGGGACGGCAACAACAGCTCGGTGGACGAGCGCAACTTGAGCGCCGCCCTGGGCGCCGGCGCCACTCCGGAGACCCTGGACTTGGAACGGATCGAACGGATCAAGTCGTGGATTTGGAATCTCAAAGCGCCGCCCTATCCCTTTGAGATCGACCATGGCCTCGCGGCCAAAGGCAAGGGAATCTACCAGCGCTATTGCGCGCAGTGTCATGACCCCGGCGGCACGGAAGTCGGGAAGGTGGTTCCAAGCAAATATCTCGGCACGGACCCGGAGCGCGCCGATTCTTTCGACGAGGAAATGGCCAAGCGCATGAACACGATCGGCGCGGGTTACAAGTGGCATTTCACTCATTTCCGCGCCACGGACGGCTACGCCAATCACCTCCTGGACGGCAGTTGGCTGAGAGCGCCCTATCTGCACAACGGCTCGGTGCCGACCTTGAGAGATCTTCTGGAAAAACCCGGCAAGCGGCCGAAAGAATTCTACCGGGGGTACGATGTGTTCGACAAGAAGAAGGTCGGTTTTGTCTCGAACGTGGCCGCGGAAGACGGCAGAAAGTTCTTCAAGTTCGATACCCGGCTGCGCGGCAACGGCAACGGTGGACACCTCTACGGAACCGATCTGGGAGACGCGGAGAAGCAGGCGCTCGTCGAATACATGAAGACCCTCTGA
- a CDS encoding NADH:flavin oxidoreductase: MAEQNIPSHSADRDVIFEPLKLSKNLTIKNRLLRSSISGMFDDYNGHGGNARLNWEEKFARGGIGAIISAFTPVAVRGRILVRYAMIDHDNKLGFWKELARRIHRPEYNGCKYIMQLSHSGRQQDMGGIENLFWKPLSSTNTKDFFHGILSQAMTKGEIAGTVQSFAEGAGRAREAGLDGVELHGSNGYLLTQFLSSGINDRDDGYGGAVENRSRFVLEVVRAIRKKVGRDFHLQMKINGVDHNNWLYPWLKPGNSLEETLKICEILRDNGEGVDAFHVSSGSTFPHPRNPPGDFPLLAARRWYDGMLSSGVRTVFPNYIVFRSRILGWLFRRWWIYRRGPIIEGINAAYARAIKQHFKDKGDEIPILCTGGFQHASVIAQLIREGWCDGVTMARPLIANNDLPKILMEKNGPDPDKECTYCNKCLVNDIENPLGCYELSRYDGATFDEKYRNMMESIMSVFDPPTY; encoded by the coding sequence CGGCCATGGGGGGAACGCCCGCCTCAACTGGGAGGAAAAGTTCGCCCGCGGCGGGATCGGCGCGATCATCTCCGCCTTCACGCCCGTCGCGGTCCGCGGCCGCATCCTGGTCCGCTACGCGATGATCGATCACGACAACAAGCTCGGGTTTTGGAAGGAGCTGGCGCGACGGATTCATCGACCCGAATACAACGGCTGCAAATACATCATGCAGTTGAGCCATTCGGGGCGCCAGCAGGACATGGGCGGCATCGAGAATCTTTTCTGGAAGCCGCTCAGCTCGACCAACACCAAGGACTTTTTCCACGGGATTCTTTCTCAGGCCATGACCAAAGGCGAGATCGCCGGAACCGTGCAATCCTTTGCCGAGGGGGCGGGGCGGGCTCGGGAGGCCGGGCTCGACGGCGTCGAGCTGCACGGCTCCAACGGCTATCTGCTCACGCAGTTTCTCAGCTCCGGCATCAACGACCGGGACGACGGATACGGCGGCGCGGTGGAGAATCGCAGCCGCTTCGTGCTCGAGGTCGTGCGCGCGATTCGAAAAAAGGTCGGCAGAGATTTCCACCTGCAAATGAAGATTAACGGCGTGGATCACAATAACTGGCTTTACCCCTGGCTGAAGCCGGGAAACTCGCTCGAGGAGACGCTTAAAATTTGCGAGATTCTGCGGGACAACGGCGAAGGGGTGGACGCGTTTCACGTTTCCAGCGGCAGCACTTTTCCCCATCCGCGCAACCCGCCCGGCGACTTTCCCCTGCTCGCCGCCCGGCGTTGGTACGATGGGATGCTGTCATCGGGCGTTCGGACGGTTTTCCCCAATTACATCGTGTTCCGCAGCCGGATTCTGGGGTGGCTGTTCCGGCGCTGGTGGATCTACCGCCGCGGGCCCATCATCGAGGGCATCAACGCCGCTTACGCGCGGGCGATCAAGCAGCATTTCAAAGACAAAGGCGATGAAATCCCCATCTTGTGCACCGGCGGATTTCAGCATGCTTCGGTCATCGCGCAGTTGATCCGCGAGGGATGGTGCGACGGCGTGACCATGGCGCGCCCGCTGATCGCCAACAACGACCTGCCGAAAATTCTCATGGAAAAGAACGGCCCGGATCCGGACAAGGAATGCACTTACTGCAACAAGTGCCTGGTGAACGACATCGAGAACCCGCTGGGGTGTTACGAGCTTTCGCGCTATGACGGCGCCACTTTCGATGAGAAGTATCGGAACATGATGGAAAGCATCATGTCGGTTTTCGACCCGCCGACGTACTGA